The Winogradskyella schleiferi genome contains the following window.
TAAGTTTCAATTTGAAATTGAAACCAATGACTTCTGAAATATCAATTCCTACACTAAAATTCTATTTCCAATGCATCGCAATTATCTAAATCAGCAAATGAACAAATGTTAAATTTGATTGCGTCAAGAACGCTGGTAATTTCATGGTATATTGCTATCAGAACAGGTTATATAAAAGTTATTAACCTAAACCAATTAAAAATCAAATATATTTTATAATGAAAAAATTAGTATTAGTATTATTTGTGGCGTTACTTACTGTAGGTTGCAAAATGGATAAAGAAGAAGGTGGAGAATTACCAACTGTAGACGTAGACGTTGATGGAGACATGGGAGAACTTCCTGAATACGATGTAGAATGGGCAGATATAGATGTCGGAACCAAAACCAAAATGGTGGAGATTCCAAAAGTTGTAGTTGTGATGGAAGAAGAGGAAGTTGAAGTTCCTTATTTGGATTTTGATATGCCTGGCGAAGAAAAAATGGAAAGTTCTATTACGGTAGAAGCTGAGATTTCTGGGAATGAGCATGATATCGAAATTCAGGAAATCAGAGCTAGCCAAAACAGATTGTATGTTATTTCCACACTAGAAGAGTTGGACACCGACTTAGACGGAAAAACAATGAGAATCCAAGATCAGGTTGAAATAAATGCGCCAGATCTTGATGTAAAGCATATCATTGTAGGAAAAAAAGTGGATCGTGCATTTAACAATAACTACACTTATGTCGATACCATGAACGATCTTGACGATGCCGTTAAAAACGCAAATGTAGTTTACAAAAAGTAAACTCACTAAATCACAGATATGAAAAACGATCATTTGGCTACTGTCAAATGATCTTTTTTTTTAAAAGTCATCGGTAAAGTGTTTTCGGCTTCTGTCTTTGTCGAAATTATCTTTGTTGTAAATTTTGGATTGGCCTTTAGCGATGGATAGGCTTTCCCAATTGATACCTTTAATCAATTTGCCAATAAGTACCATTTGACCAACGTGGTAGGCATAATGCATCATTTGTCTATGTATGGCTTCGGTTACTGAATGGCCTTGATTTCTAATGTAAATAACATTCTCTAAATCAGCTGAATTTAATGGTTTAATAGCGTTAAATAAGCAAATCCAACCTTTATTCCAGGCGTCTAATAAGTCATCTTTCGATTTGAAATTCTCAATAAATTCTTCATCACGTTGTCGCCATTCTTTTTCGCCATCTTCCGTTAAAAAATTAGTCCAGCGACTAAGCATGTTGCCTGTAATATGTTTTACTATTATCGCTATAGAATTGGAATCATTAACAAACTCCTTTTTTAACTCTTCAATCGTAAGTCGGTCAATGGTTTTATCGCCAAGGGATTTATAGTATTCAAATTGTTTTATGACACTTGTCAAAAATGAATTTTCCATAACCTGTAATTTATGAAGATAAAAATAGCGATATACAAATTCCAAAACAACGAAAAAATAGAGTTAGAATTAATAGCGCTATTGTCAAATTTTAATTCACCAATCTCGAAGGCAATTAAAAAATTAAAGTTTTTAATCTTGAGCCGGCACAAAGTTCAAAGCCACACCATTAATACAATGACGCTTTCCCGTGGTTTCCTTAGGCCCATCATTAAAAACATGACCTAAATGGCCACCGCAAGTTGCACAATGTTCTTCATCTCTAGTGTACCCAATTTTAGTATCAGTTC
Protein-coding sequences here:
- a CDS encoding DUF1572 family protein, which gives rise to MENSFLTSVIKQFEYYKSLGDKTIDRLTIEELKKEFVNDSNSIAIIVKHITGNMLSRWTNFLTEDGEKEWRQRDEEFIENFKSKDDLLDAWNKGWICLFNAIKPLNSADLENVIYIRNQGHSVTEAIHRQMMHYAYHVGQMVLIGKLIKGINWESLSIAKGQSKIYNKDNFDKDRSRKHFTDDF